A stretch of the Sulfurimonas sp. HSL3-1 genome encodes the following:
- a CDS encoding ArsS family sensor histidine kinase has protein sequence MRRNAVLLTILFAFAVTLISVTFVFWEFYKNNRAQYIDNIFNKYTVITQIYREHMMKHTSEAILEANLAVYGLSNIQGDAAVRAVFDKADILKRVGFQEVVRTMHFSNEAMHALDRVSDLRATMLESEGKIYFFLETPQGRFLLLDEQLRPYFPTHLLSAYLTIVFVIAWAVFIIWRRIRPLRILTKRVIRYAGGDRDVVFEMRGGNEIAILANELEQARKNINTLIESRTLFLRNVMHELKTPIAKGRISAELLAEPKQKARFNNIFLRLEQLINEFAMIEEASSGFGNKHIGTYRLVDLIDEAIDQSMLEPEMISVDVDSSERMACDFTMMATVIKNMIDNGVKYSPDKRVAISMEGKELVFENRGEKLRHPLRYYVEPFTKEHPARNSFGLGLYLVDAILHAHDLQLAYAYDEGVNRFYITAL, from the coding sequence ATGAGGCGCAATGCCGTCTTACTGACGATCCTCTTTGCCTTTGCGGTGACGCTGATCAGTGTCACCTTCGTCTTTTGGGAATTCTACAAGAACAACCGCGCCCAGTACATCGACAACATTTTCAACAAGTACACCGTCATCACGCAGATCTACCGCGAGCATATGATGAAGCATACCTCCGAAGCGATCCTGGAGGCGAACCTCGCCGTCTACGGGTTGTCGAACATTCAGGGGGACGCGGCGGTCCGGGCCGTTTTCGACAAAGCCGATATTCTCAAACGCGTCGGGTTCCAGGAGGTGGTGCGCACCATGCACTTCTCCAACGAGGCGATGCACGCCCTCGACCGGGTCAGCGACCTGCGGGCGACAATGCTGGAGTCGGAGGGGAAGATCTACTTTTTCCTGGAGACCCCCCAGGGGAGGTTCCTGCTGCTGGATGAACAGCTCCGCCCCTATTTCCCGACCCATCTGCTCAGCGCCTATCTGACGATCGTCTTCGTCATCGCCTGGGCGGTCTTCATTATCTGGCGCCGGATCCGTCCTCTGCGCATCCTGACAAAGCGGGTGATCCGTTACGCCGGCGGCGACAGGGACGTCGTGTTCGAAATGAGAGGGGGTAACGAGATCGCGATCCTCGCCAACGAGCTCGAGCAGGCGCGCAAGAACATCAATACCCTGATCGAATCCCGGACCCTCTTTCTGCGCAACGTGATGCATGAACTCAAAACGCCTATCGCCAAGGGTCGGATCTCCGCGGAGCTGCTCGCCGAACCCAAGCAGAAAGCGCGATTCAACAATATCTTCCTGCGCCTCGAGCAGCTCATCAACGAGTTCGCGATGATCGAGGAGGCTTCTTCGGGCTTCGGCAACAAGCACATCGGGACCTACCGGCTGGTGGACCTGATCGACGAGGCGATCGACCAGTCCATGCTGGAGCCGGAGATGATCAGCGTCGACGTCGACAGCAGCGAGCGGATGGCCTGCGATTTCACGATGATGGCGACGGTCATCAAAAATATGATCGACAACGGCGTGAAGTATTCGCCGGACAAACGGGTGGCGATAAGCATGGAGGGCAAAGAACTCGTCTTCGAAAACAGAGGGGAGAAGCTGCGCCACCCGCTGCGCTATTACGTGGAGCCTTTTACGAAGGAGCACCCGGCGCGCAACAGCTTCGGGCTGGGGCTCTACCTGGTGGATGCGATCCTGCACGCCCACGATCTGCAGCTGGCCTACGCCTACGACGAGGGGGTCAACCGCTTCTATATCACCGCGCTATGA
- a CDS encoding UDP-2,3-diacylglucosamine diphosphatase: MSRDPYEILPGALLISDAHYSETRPQLLSLLLAVDAGTVKVPQLLLMGDIFDLLFGQIKVTHAMNAEAVAVLQRISRRIPVLYLEGNHDYNLAALFPEATVVPLSRQPFACRCEDRAVLLAHGDFNQPLSYRIYTALIRNGAVLRLLGVINRLTGNGIIAKLEAYLDRKNHCHTMTEYEAFVRAHLAPLALRDVDVFIEGHYHQGKSFDVEGVHYFNPAAFACNLRYAIVRNEQNGFTLHAQEWNEG; the protein is encoded by the coding sequence ATGTCCCGTGACCCCTATGAGATCCTGCCCGGCGCCCTGCTGATCAGCGACGCCCACTACTCCGAAACACGTCCGCAACTGCTCTCGCTTCTGCTGGCGGTGGATGCAGGCACCGTGAAGGTTCCGCAGCTGCTACTGATGGGGGATATCTTCGATCTGCTGTTCGGGCAGATCAAGGTGACCCATGCGATGAACGCCGAAGCCGTTGCCGTGCTGCAGCGCATCAGCCGGCGCATTCCCGTCCTCTACCTCGAAGGCAATCACGACTACAACCTTGCCGCGCTCTTCCCCGAAGCTACCGTCGTGCCGTTGTCGCGCCAGCCCTTTGCCTGCCGTTGCGAAGATCGTGCCGTGCTGTTGGCCCACGGCGATTTCAACCAGCCGCTCTCCTACCGGATCTATACGGCGCTGATCCGAAACGGTGCGGTGCTGCGTCTGCTGGGCGTCATCAACCGTCTGACCGGCAACGGGATCATCGCGAAGCTCGAGGCCTACCTGGACCGGAAGAACCACTGCCATACGATGACGGAGTACGAGGCGTTCGTGCGGGCCCATCTCGCCCCGCTGGCGCTGCGAGACGTCGATGTTTTCATTGAGGGGCACTACCACCAGGGGAAGAGTTTCGACGTGGAGGGCGTGCACTACTTCAATCCCGCCGCATTTGCCTGTAATCTTCGCTATGCTATCGTTAGGAACGAGCAAAACGGTTTTACCCTGCACGCGCAGGAGTGGAACGAGGGGTAG
- a CDS encoding response regulator transcription factor gives MKKILMIEDDLELAEILTEYLEQFGYEIETEDDPFKALSILKLKPYDLVILDLTLPGMDGLEVCEAIRERQDIPIIISSARSDVTDKVNALELGADDYLPKPYDPRELEARISSVLRRYAAKTEAKQAQEHHSDFKLDEGAMQISYKGRALDLTNAEYGILAFMIKKEGMVVSREDIILNVNAINEDSSNKSIDVMVGRIRNKLGDKSLIESVRGIGYKLIK, from the coding sequence ATGAAAAAGATACTGATGATTGAAGACGATCTCGAGCTTGCGGAGATCCTGACCGAGTACCTTGAGCAGTTCGGGTACGAGATCGAAACGGAGGACGATCCCTTCAAAGCGCTGAGCATTCTCAAACTCAAACCCTACGATCTGGTCATCCTCGACCTGACCCTGCCGGGGATGGACGGGCTTGAGGTCTGCGAAGCGATCCGCGAACGCCAGGACATTCCCATCATCATCTCCTCGGCCCGCTCGGATGTCACCGACAAGGTTAACGCCCTGGAGCTGGGTGCCGATGACTACCTCCCCAAACCCTACGACCCACGCGAACTCGAAGCCCGCATCAGTTCGGTGCTGCGCCGGTACGCCGCGAAAACGGAAGCCAAACAGGCCCAGGAGCACCACAGCGACTTCAAACTCGATGAAGGGGCGATGCAGATCAGCTACAAGGGGCGTGCGCTGGATCTGACCAACGCGGAGTACGGCATCCTCGCCTTCATGATCAAAAAAGAGGGGATGGTCGTCTCCCGCGAAGATATCATCCTCAACGTCAACGCGATCAACGAAGACTCCTCGAACAAGAGCATCGATGTCATGGTCGGACGGATCCGCAACAAGCTCGGCGACAAATCCCTGATCGAATCGGTGCGGGGCATCGGCTACAAGCTTATCAAATGA
- the argC gene encoding N-acetyl-gamma-glutamyl-phosphate reductase, whose protein sequence is MINVAVIGASGYTGLELVKILAGHPRFELAYVATSEGGMRLTELHPAMQGIFECDVHKADAAAVAASCELAFLALPHMTAMGFVKELMALGVKVVDLSADYRLKRETYEAHYVPHIDPENLEHAVYGLPELNREAIRSARLVANPGCYPTASILGLLPFTKYIDEDFPVFIDAKSGVSGAGKKCTTSTHFVSINENIFAYKPFEHRHEPEIREKLLLDSGKDFDINFVPHLIPATRGELIDAYALLKEEIDPIAVLKAYYADEPFVRIFENPVDIKACSGTNFCDIYAKVRGKKLYVNSSVDNIVRGSSSQAVANANLMMGLEENTGIPIIAYVP, encoded by the coding sequence ATGATTAACGTCGCCGTTATCGGGGCCAGCGGCTACACCGGCCTGGAACTGGTCAAAATTCTGGCCGGGCATCCCCGCTTTGAACTGGCATACGTGGCCACCAGCGAAGGGGGGATGCGTCTGACCGAGCTGCACCCGGCGATGCAGGGGATCTTTGAGTGCGATGTGCACAAAGCGGATGCCGCGGCCGTTGCCGCTTCCTGCGAGCTGGCGTTCCTCGCTCTGCCGCATATGACTGCGATGGGGTTCGTCAAAGAGCTGATGGCCCTGGGGGTCAAGGTCGTTGATCTCTCCGCGGATTACCGCCTGAAGCGCGAGACCTACGAGGCGCACTATGTGCCCCATATCGACCCTGAGAACCTTGAGCATGCCGTCTACGGCCTGCCCGAGCTCAACCGCGAGGCGATCAGATCCGCGCGGCTGGTCGCGAACCCGGGGTGCTACCCGACGGCATCGATTCTCGGCCTGCTCCCCTTTACGAAATACATTGATGAAGATTTTCCGGTGTTCATCGATGCAAAGAGCGGTGTGAGCGGTGCGGGCAAGAAGTGCACGACCAGTACCCATTTTGTCTCGATCAACGAGAATATCTTTGCGTACAAACCCTTCGAACACCGCCACGAACCGGAGATCCGTGAAAAGCTTCTCCTCGACAGCGGAAAAGATTTCGACATCAACTTTGTTCCGCACCTGATCCCGGCGACCCGCGGCGAGCTGATCGACGCCTATGCCCTGCTCAAAGAGGAGATCGATCCGATTGCTGTCCTGAAGGCGTATTATGCCGATGAACCCTTTGTGCGCATCTTTGAAAACCCGGTCGATATCAAAGCCTGTTCGGGGACGAATTTCTGCGACATCTACGCCAAAGTGCGCGGGAAGAAGCTCTATGTCAACAGCAGTGTGGACAACATCGTCCGCGGCTCCTCTTCCCAGGCCGTCGCCAACGCGAACCTGATGATGGGACTGGAAGAGAACACGGGCATCCCGATCATCGCCTATGTCCCGTGA
- a CDS encoding AEC family transporter, producing MDIYVHTLSSMLVLTCIILLVAYLRRSGMFSPDHGTLFASLITQLTLPALIFYALSHAALEWKYLLVTGLMMAGEMLLFMLAWGVSSVMGLSAPKTGSFILAAVFGSSTLLGYALVAELFGKNAEAMAEASLVSELGVGLPLFTLGAMIAMHYGGKKASGSGGAGALAFFRSPIFIAIAAGSAWSVAGLPVTGMAVLPLFDAVQIVAKANTLLVTLLVGVSLGFDRLREIAGIAAAVLVLKLVASPLLIALPAHYVALEAWQLQVLVIESAMPSAMLSVAFAKRYGCDVALASKLVFATLLGSMVTVTVMMRLLG from the coding sequence ATGGATATTTATGTGCACACGTTGAGCTCGATGCTGGTGCTCACCTGTATCATTCTGCTCGTCGCTTACTTGCGCCGTTCGGGCATGTTTAGCCCCGATCACGGCACGCTGTTCGCCTCCCTCATCACGCAACTGACCCTGCCGGCTCTGATCTTTTATGCACTTTCGCATGCCGCGTTGGAATGGAAATATCTGCTCGTCACGGGACTGATGATGGCGGGGGAAATGCTTCTTTTCATGCTGGCGTGGGGTGTCAGCAGCGTGATGGGCCTTTCCGCGCCGAAAACGGGCAGTTTTATCCTTGCGGCCGTTTTCGGCAGTTCTACACTCCTGGGGTATGCATTGGTGGCGGAGCTTTTTGGGAAAAACGCGGAGGCGATGGCCGAAGCGTCGCTGGTCTCGGAACTGGGGGTGGGATTGCCGCTGTTCACGCTGGGAGCGATGATCGCCATGCACTACGGCGGCAAAAAAGCGTCGGGATCCGGCGGGGCCGGGGCGCTGGCCTTTTTCCGCTCGCCGATCTTTATCGCCATTGCAGCGGGCAGCGCGTGGAGCGTTGCCGGATTGCCCGTGACCGGCATGGCGGTCTTGCCGCTCTTTGATGCGGTGCAGATTGTCGCCAAGGCCAATACGCTGCTAGTCACCCTGCTTGTTGGGGTCTCACTCGGCTTCGACCGCCTCAGGGAGATCGCCGGTATCGCTGCCGCCGTGCTTGTCCTGAAGCTGGTCGCCTCTCCCCTCCTTATCGCGCTGCCGGCCCACTATGTCGCGCTTGAAGCGTGGCAGCTCCAGGTGCTGGTCATTGAGTCCGCCATGCCTTCAGCCATGCTGAGCGTCGCCTTCGCCAAGCGCTACGGCTGCGACGTTGCGCTCGCCTCAAAGCTGGTGTTTGCCACCCTGCTCGGCAGCATGGTGACGGTGACGGTCATGATGCGTCTGCTGGGGTAG
- the surE gene encoding 5'/3'-nucleotidase SurE encodes MKQILVTNDDGYESEGLLALVEALRPHGQVTVVAPSSEKSACGHSLTLSHPLSFISVGDDFFKLDDGTPSDCIYLALHSMFEGRKPDLVVSGINKGSNMGEDITYSGTAAGAMEAVLHGVPAIAVSQVMDFEKPLPDFALAKETISDLVEKIFASEFPLPPRQFLNVNIPPEVTEAATKVTYAGHRFYANDAHLHRNPRGKEYYWLGLHPLEYRAREGREELCDFEAVMRGHISVSPIMLDLSAYASMRTLDDWLGV; translated from the coding sequence GTGAAGCAAATTCTGGTCACCAATGACGACGGCTATGAATCGGAAGGGCTGCTGGCGCTGGTGGAAGCACTCCGGCCCCACGGCCAGGTGACAGTTGTCGCGCCTTCGAGCGAGAAATCGGCCTGCGGCCACTCCCTGACCCTGTCGCACCCGCTCAGTTTTATCAGCGTCGGCGACGATTTTTTTAAGCTCGACGACGGGACGCCGAGCGACTGCATCTACCTGGCCCTGCACTCGATGTTCGAGGGGCGCAAACCGGACCTTGTCGTCAGCGGCATCAACAAAGGCTCGAACATGGGCGAGGACATTACCTACTCCGGCACGGCGGCCGGGGCGATGGAGGCGGTGCTTCACGGGGTCCCGGCCATCGCCGTCTCGCAAGTGATGGATTTTGAGAAACCTCTGCCGGACTTTGCGTTGGCGAAGGAGACTATTTCTGACCTTGTGGAAAAGATCTTCGCGTCCGAATTCCCCCTGCCGCCGCGCCAGTTCCTTAACGTTAATATCCCGCCGGAGGTGACGGAGGCCGCGACGAAAGTGACCTACGCGGGCCACCGCTTCTACGCGAACGACGCCCACCTGCACCGCAACCCCCGGGGTAAGGAGTACTACTGGCTGGGGCTGCACCCCCTGGAGTATAGAGCGAGAGAGGGGCGCGAAGAGCTCTGCGACTTCGAAGCGGTGATGCGGGGGCACATCTCCGTCTCGCCGATCATGCTGGACCTGAGCGCCTACGCCTCCATGCGGACGCTCGATGATTGGCTGGGAGTCTGA
- a CDS encoding thioredoxin-like domain-containing protein, whose product MSVRAPELDRGEWIAGGPHLLRELRPRAVLLDFFTFGCINCMNNLPMLIRLQARYGDTLQVIGVHSGKFAHEKDAEAIRAAVARLGISYPVLNDPEGALVDQYAVKAWPTMVLVNAEGYIAATFRGEAQGVAIDLALRKLGLLPRECAAESPALPGPLRFPEAVLVRCEQTFIANSGGGDVREYNAAGQLVRRFTPFRTPAALALSEGMLYIADRAGGSVCRIDLRTEERTVLFEQLRSPSALLVEEKTITIAEAGAHTVTVYDKETLQPLQTFGNRFEALRDGAGEAAQLAQPMGLTRCDDGTLWFVDAESSALRSIENGHVQTAVGEGLFIWGDSDSDPILLQHPQGIACGRIGDGCGGGRLFIADTYNGKLKVYDPQSGRMMTLMADLNEPAGLCKQGCSLYIAESGAHRVIRYDLSAMSFETYIA is encoded by the coding sequence ATGAGTGTCCGCGCCCCCGAGCTCGACCGCGGCGAGTGGATCGCCGGCGGGCCGCACCTGCTGCGCGAGCTGCGTCCCCGGGCCGTCCTGCTCGACTTTTTCACCTTCGGCTGCATCAACTGCATGAACAACCTCCCGATGCTCATACGGCTGCAGGCCCGTTACGGCGACACTTTGCAGGTCATCGGGGTGCACAGCGGAAAATTCGCCCATGAGAAAGATGCCGAAGCCATCCGTGCCGCCGTCGCGCGGCTGGGGATCAGCTACCCCGTCCTGAACGACCCGGAGGGTGCTCTGGTCGATCAATACGCGGTCAAGGCGTGGCCGACGATGGTACTGGTCAATGCGGAGGGGTATATTGCGGCGACGTTCCGGGGGGAGGCGCAGGGCGTCGCCATCGACCTGGCGCTTCGGAAGCTGGGCCTGCTCCCGCGGGAGTGCGCGGCCGAAAGTCCGGCGCTGCCGGGCCCGCTGCGCTTTCCCGAAGCCGTGTTGGTACGGTGTGAACAAACGTTCATAGCCAACAGCGGGGGCGGGGATGTGCGCGAATACAACGCGGCCGGGCAGCTTGTCCGCCGGTTTACCCCCTTTCGGACCCCCGCGGCACTGGCCCTCTCGGAGGGGATGCTCTATATCGCCGACCGCGCCGGCGGCAGCGTCTGCCGCATCGATCTGCGCACCGAGGAACGAACGGTCCTGTTCGAGCAGCTGCGCTCCCCCTCGGCCCTGCTTGTGGAAGAGAAGACGATCACGATCGCCGAGGCGGGGGCGCACACCGTCACGGTCTACGACAAAGAGACGCTGCAGCCGCTTCAGACCTTCGGCAACCGTTTCGAGGCGCTGCGTGACGGGGCGGGGGAGGCGGCGCAGCTGGCCCAGCCGATGGGCCTGACGCGCTGCGACGACGGTACGCTCTGGTTCGTCGACGCGGAGAGCTCCGCCCTGCGTTCTATCGAGAACGGTCACGTGCAGACTGCTGTGGGTGAGGGACTGTTCATTTGGGGGGATTCGGACAGCGATCCGATCTTGCTGCAGCACCCCCAGGGCATCGCCTGCGGACGGATCGGGGACGGCTGCGGCGGCGGGCGCCTCTTCATCGCCGATACCTATAACGGCAAGCTCAAGGTCTATGACCCTCAAAGCGGCCGGATGATGACACTGATGGCCGATCTGAACGAACCCGCAGGATTGTGCAAGCAGGGGTGCAGCCTCTATATCGCCGAGAGCGGGGCGCATCGCGTCATCAGGTACGATCTGTCGGCCATGTCTTTCGAGACCTATATCGCCTGA
- a CDS encoding FAD-dependent oxidoreductase, translating to MKLSRRDALKLGGTFAAAMAVGGTAEAAEATPKATAADSQAPLPTPKGPRVVVVGGGWSGLSMAKYTKLFAPTAEVVLVEQRDVFISCPVSNMWLVDKVDLEFITHDYYQAAQHHGYSYFHAAATGVDKANNTLHTTRGDIAYDYLVLAPGIDYDYSFWTDDPAVENRLRQEYPAAFRPGSEHMTLKRKIHNFKGGTFLLTVPGGNYRCLPAPYERACLIADYFKHNGIKGKVLLLDENNDITIKAHGFHTAFEELYKEYIVYEPNAVIEAIDLDKKQVKTEFDTFAFDDASFYPHVRGGRLLEVCGVAKDTVYNRLEGDIDPMTYEVRGHPNIYVTGDARPTGFSKSGNTSLSEGQNVAKMLAAKINKQAPLKWMSPVTLCISAVSAFPEHGIFIHSEYAYNPKHKQFEFATPVTDEHWKGKEGLENAQNIYGWAKACYIDMFGAAKS from the coding sequence ATGAAACTTTCCCGTAGAGACGCCCTGAAACTCGGAGGAACCTTTGCAGCCGCTATGGCGGTCGGCGGTACCGCTGAAGCCGCCGAAGCGACCCCGAAAGCCACCGCTGCCGACAGCCAGGCCCCGCTGCCAACCCCCAAAGGCCCCCGTGTCGTCGTTGTCGGCGGCGGCTGGTCGGGACTCAGCATGGCAAAGTACACCAAACTTTTCGCCCCCACGGCCGAGGTCGTGCTCGTGGAGCAGCGCGACGTTTTCATCTCCTGCCCCGTCAGTAATATGTGGCTGGTGGACAAGGTCGACCTGGAGTTTATCACCCACGACTACTACCAGGCGGCCCAGCACCACGGCTACTCCTACTTTCATGCGGCAGCGACGGGCGTGGACAAAGCAAACAACACGCTGCATACGACGCGGGGCGATATCGCCTACGACTACCTGGTCCTTGCCCCAGGCATCGACTACGACTACTCCTTCTGGACCGATGACCCTGCCGTGGAGAACCGCCTTCGCCAGGAGTACCCGGCGGCGTTCCGTCCCGGCTCGGAGCATATGACGCTCAAGCGCAAGATCCACAATTTCAAGGGGGGAACCTTCCTCCTCACCGTCCCCGGCGGGAACTACCGCTGCCTGCCCGCCCCCTACGAGCGCGCCTGCCTGATCGCGGACTATTTCAAGCACAATGGGATCAAGGGCAAGGTGCTCCTGCTGGACGAGAACAACGACATCACGATCAAAGCCCACGGTTTTCATACGGCGTTCGAGGAGCTCTACAAGGAGTACATCGTCTACGAACCCAACGCCGTCATCGAGGCGATCGACCTTGACAAGAAGCAGGTCAAAACGGAATTCGATACCTTCGCCTTCGACGACGCCTCTTTCTACCCCCATGTCCGGGGCGGTCGGCTTCTCGAGGTGTGCGGGGTCGCCAAAGACACCGTCTATAACCGGCTCGAGGGGGATATCGACCCGATGACTTACGAGGTCCGCGGCCATCCCAACATCTACGTCACCGGTGACGCCCGCCCCACGGGCTTCTCCAAATCGGGGAACACTTCGCTCAGCGAAGGGCAGAACGTCGCGAAAATGCTCGCCGCGAAGATCAACAAACAGGCCCCCCTCAAATGGATGTCGCCGGTGACGCTCTGCATCTCCGCCGTGTCCGCCTTTCCCGAACACGGTATCTTTATCCACTCAGAGTACGCCTATAACCCGAAACACAAGCAGTTCGAGTTCGCCACCCCGGTCACCGATGAGCACTGGAAAGGGAAAGAGGGGCTGGAGAACGCCCAGAACATCTACGGCTGGGCTAAAGCCTGCTACATCGATATGTTCGGGGCCGCCAAGAGCTGA
- the greA gene encoding transcription elongation factor GreA, whose amino-acid sequence MTRFGYEKLQAELNHLKTVERPEIVKAIEEAVALGDLKENAEYHAAKERQGQIDDRLGELAEMLGNAQLVDPSTLEHSRVSFGSTVVLCDMETDEEMTYTIVGGCESNPELGLISFASPLAKQLLGKEEGDELKAKLPGGTKEFEVIEVKYQEIIFECHD is encoded by the coding sequence ATGACCCGCTTCGGATACGAAAAACTGCAAGCGGAGCTGAACCATCTTAAAACGGTCGAACGCCCGGAGATCGTCAAGGCGATCGAAGAGGCCGTGGCGCTGGGGGACTTGAAGGAGAACGCGGAGTACCATGCCGCCAAGGAGCGCCAGGGGCAGATCGACGACCGTCTGGGCGAGCTGGCCGAGATGCTGGGCAATGCGCAGCTCGTCGACCCCTCTACCCTGGAACACAGCCGCGTCAGTTTCGGCTCGACGGTCGTGCTGTGCGATATGGAGACGGACGAGGAGATGACCTATACCATCGTCGGCGGCTGCGAAAGCAACCCCGAGCTGGGGCTGATCTCTTTTGCTTCCCCTCTGGCCAAGCAGCTGCTGGGCAAAGAGGAGGGCGACGAGCTCAAAGCCAAGCTGCCCGGCGGGACGAAAGAGTTCGAGGTCATCGAAGTCAAATACCAGGAGATCATCTTTGAGTGCCATGATTAA
- a CDS encoding tRNA threonylcarbamoyladenosine dehydratase, whose amino-acid sequence MRYERSRMLLGEDFEKLQGAKLLLLGVGGVGSFCLDCLIRSGVNDITIVDFDTYDESNQNRQLWSEHHLGESKVQALQAHYPQIAVIETRIDEAWVEAFDFEPYDLVLDAIDDTKAKLALAQKCYKKLISATGSAKRLDPTKIEVGTIWTAHGDRFASKLRYELKKRRFSKKYPVIFSSEPPRVKVKGSFMGVTAAFGLTMCSLAVRRLIGSK is encoded by the coding sequence GTGCGCTATGAACGTTCCCGCATGCTCCTGGGAGAGGATTTTGAGAAGCTGCAGGGAGCAAAACTGCTGCTGCTGGGCGTCGGCGGTGTCGGCAGCTTCTGCCTGGACTGCCTGATCCGTTCGGGGGTGAATGACATCACCATCGTCGATTTCGACACCTATGACGAGAGCAACCAGAACCGCCAGCTCTGGAGCGAACACCACCTCGGCGAGTCGAAAGTCCAGGCGCTGCAGGCCCACTATCCTCAGATCGCCGTGATCGAAACGCGCATCGACGAGGCGTGGGTGGAAGCCTTCGACTTCGAGCCTTACGACCTTGTGCTCGACGCCATCGACGATACGAAGGCCAAACTGGCCCTGGCGCAGAAGTGCTACAAGAAGCTGATCAGCGCGACGGGCTCCGCGAAACGGCTGGACCCCACGAAAATCGAGGTGGGGACCATCTGGACGGCCCACGGCGACCGCTTTGCCTCCAAGCTGCGCTACGAGCTCAAAAAGCGCCGTTTCAGCAAGAAATACCCCGTCATCTTCAGCAGCGAACCGCCGCGGGTGAAGGTCAAGGGGAGTTTCATGGGGGTGACCGCCGCCTTCGGTCTGACCATGTGCTCGCTGGCGGTACGGCGGCTCATCGGTTCAAAATGA